Below is a window of Halogeometricum rufum DNA.
GAGCGGCGTCCGCTGGACGGAGTAGTGGCGGCGTTCGTCCGCGACCCGAACCGTGACCTCTCGGGGGCGTCCGTCTTCCAGCGCCGAGAGAGGGGCTACCGCGGCGAGGACCGGACAGGCGCGTTCGTAGCGTTCCCCCACCGCGCCGGCGGTCCCGAGTCGCTCGCAGAGCGCCTCCGCCTCGGCGTTGTGGTCGAGCACTCGGTCGCGTTCGTCCACGACGACGACCGGGTCGGTGAACTGCTCGAACAGGACGTCGCGGGCGACCGGGTCGATACTGAGGAAGCCGTCGCCGAACACGGCGGCGGCCGCGCCGGCCGTGAAGATGCCCACGCCGAGGGCGGTGTGGTCGAACGTCGGGACGGGCACCTGGCCCACCGCCGCCGCGGCCCGCGGGAGCGTCGCGGCGGCGGCGGTGGCGGCGAGGAGGAGGACCGCCGTCCCGGCGCGGTGTCGGGACCGGAGGAACACCGACCCGACGCGGCCGATGCCGGCGAGGATGCAGGCCGCGGAGAACAGCGTCCCCGCGACGGTGACCGGACCGCCCCGGCTCACGGCGTGCGCGAACGGCGCGTCCGTCGTCACCGACGGCGTCACCGTGGTGAGGACGAATCCGACCAGACCGAGGTAGCCGACGACGGCGACGACGAACCACGGGTCCCGGCGCACGTCGCGCCGACCGCTGTAGACCGAGGCGAACCGGAACCAGACGACGACGGCGGTCAGAGAGAGGACCGTGCGGGCGACGGCCGCGACGGAGACGACGGCGGCATCGGCCGAGACCACCTCGACGGCCGAAGCGAGGACCCACGCCACGTCCACACCCATCAGCGCGGCGAACGTCTTCGACCCCGTCACGTCGGCCCGCCGGAGGACCCACAGCCCGATAGCGGCGGCCACGGTCGCCGAGAGTACGTGTGCGAGCGCGTACGACGTCGGTACTGAGAGCGTTGGCACGGCGCGTCACGGCTATCTCACCGTGACACCGCTTAACGTATTTGTTCGGCCCGAAGACACGTTCTCGGCCGGCGACGTGACTCGCCACCGAAGCAGGAGGACATTTGTGTGCGGTTCCGAAACGGTGACACAGATGAGCGCAGACGAGTCGCCGGACGTCGTGGTGCTTCGACAGAAGATACACGGACTGCCGTCCGAGGGGTACGCGGAGACGCTCCGAGAACGGCTTCCCGACCGGAAGAACGTCGTCCGCGCACGCACACCCGTGGAGGAACGAGAACTGCTGCGGGAGGCGCCCGTCGCCACCGGGTTCTCCATCCCGGAACACGTCCTCGCGGACGCGGAGAACCTCGAACTGTTCGCCTGCGTGTTCGCCGGCACGGGTCACCTCTCGATGGAGGCGTTCGAGGAGCAGGGCGTCGCCGTCACGAACGCCGCGGGCGTCCACGGACCGAACATCGCCGAACAGGTCGTCGGGAGTCTCATCGCGTTCGCCCGCCGGTTCCACGTCGCGTGGCGCCAGAAGGAACGCAACGAGTGGCGGTCGTATCAGACGACCGAACTGCAGGGGTCGACGGTGACCGTCGTCGGACTGGGCGCTCTCGGAGAGGCCATCGTGGACCGCCTCGACGCCTTCGGGGTGGAGACCGTCGGCGTCCGCTACACGCCCGAGAAGGGCGGGCCGACGGACGAGGTGGTCGGCTTCGACGACGAACAGGGCTTCCACGACGCCCTCGCGCGGTCGGAGTACGTCGTCGTCGCCTGCCCCCTGACGGAGACGACGCGGGGCCTCCTCGACGCGAACGCGTTCAAGACGATGGACCCCGACACCGTCCTCGTCAACGTCGGCCGCGGCCCCGTCGTCGACACCGAGGCACTCCTCGACGCCCTGCGCGGGAACGCCATCCGCGGCGCCGCCCTCGACGTGACCGACCCCGAACCGCTCCCGGAGGACCACGAACTGTGGGGCTTCGACAACGTCCTCATCACGCCCCACAACGCGGGTCACACGCCGAAGTACTGGGAGCGTATGGCCGACATCGTCGCCGAGAACGTCGAGAAACTGGACGCGGGCGAAGACGACTTCACGAATCGGGTGGTCTGACGCGCCCCCGCGTCGGAACCGCTCGGGGCCCTCGCGAGTCGACTCCGACGCACCCGCTCGGTCCCTACTCCACGAACCGCTCGGTCCCGCGTTCGACGAGGGAGGGGAACCGCTTCGAGAGCCACAACCCCGCCTTCGTCTTCCAGTCGGCCGCGACGACCGGACCCGTCGACTCCACCTTCTCGGCGAGTTTGCGGCCGACCTCGGCGGGGTCGCTCAGGAACGCGTCGGGGTAGCCCAGCGTGGCCGCAGACCGCGTGTTCGTCAACGGCGGGTGCATCACCGTACACCAGACGTTCTCGTTCCGCAGTTCCAACCTGAGCGACCGCGTGAGCGCCTCTACCGCCCCCTTCGTGGACGCATATCCGGAGAGCCCCGGGTGGCCGACGAGTCCCGCGCCGGAACTCACGTTGTGGATGCGCCCCTCCTCCTGGGCCCGCATATGGGGGAGGACCGCTCGTATCGTCCGAACGTAGCCGAAGTAGTTCACCTCGAACTCGCGGCGCGTGTCGTCGAGGGTCTGCGCCTCGAACGGCCCGAACGTGAACACCGCGGCGTTGTTGACGAGGACGTCGACGCGGCCCCACCGGTCGACCACCGCGTCCATCGCCGCGCGGACGTCGTCGTCCGCGGTCACGTCGCAGTCGCGGACGTCCACCCGGTCGGGACGGGCCTCCCGGAGCGATTCGAGTTCGTCGGTGGCGACGTCGAGGCCGGCGACCCGGTAGCCGTCGTCGAGCAACGACGCCAGCAGGTGGTACCCGATACCCTCGTTCGCTCCGGTGACGACGACGACGCGCCCGCTCTCGTCGGAACTCATACCGGGAAGCGAAGGTGCCGTGCGGGTATCAGTCTGTGCCCGCGAGACGACTCGACGGCCGGGCCGGACGGGACCTACACGTCGGCCCGCGTCTCTCGCCACGCATCGTCTCGTTCCGTCCGGTGTCGGACTTACTCGCGTTCCCCCGTGACGACTTCGTAGGGACGCATCATCTCCTGGTCCTCGTGTTCGAGGAGGTGGCAGTGCCAGACGTACCGGCCGGTGAAGTTCCCGAACCGGGTGATGATACGGACAGTCTCGCCGGCGTACACCTTGACGGTGTCCTTGTTCCCCTGTTCGGTCGGGTCCGGCGCGTCGGTCCCGTCTTGCCCCCTGCCGACGACTTGGAAGTCGACGAGGTGCAGGTGGATGGGGTGGGCGTCGCCGGTCCGGTTCTCCAGTTCCCAGATCTCGGTCGTACCGAGTTGGGGCCTGGTCAGGATGGGGTCGCCCCAGTGTTCGCCCGGGGCGGGTCGGCCGCCCTCCTCGTCGAGGAAGTGGGTGTCCAGTCCGTTCAGCGACCCCGTGTCCAGCCCCATCTGCCGGGTCTGCACCGTCGCGTTCTCCTCGAACCGCTCGGGACCGGGGAGGCGGAGCGACGTCGGGTCGACCGCGGGGTCCTGTGGGTCACCGGTGCGCACGTGGAACTGCGCCAGTTCGGGGAGACCCGCGCCGCCGGTGCCGGTCGACGCACCGGGGCTCCGGAACGGGAAGTCGGCGTCGTTCGTGACCGTCAGCGTCTCGCCGGCGAAGTCGGAGAAGTCGACGATGACGTCGGCGCGTTCGGCCGGTCCGAGGAGAAGCGACTTCGTGGTTTCGGCCGGCCCGATGGGCACCACGTCCCTGAGGAACCCGAGGTCGGTCCCAATCTGGTACATCGTCGGCGGGTCTCCGCCGTCCTCGGCCTCCAGTCGGATGTTGAAGAACCGCCCGTTCGACCCGTTGAGGAACCTAAACCGGTACTGACCCGGGTCGACGTCGAATCTGGGCCACGCCTGCCCGTTGACCACTGAGACGTCGCCGGAGACTTCGGCTTGGAAGTTTGAGGGGTACTGGTACCTGTCGGGGGTCCCGTCGCCCGGTTCTCCTTCGAACGCCCGGTCCTGGAAGAGAATCGGGACCTCCTTGTCACCGCTGGGGAGGCCGAGTCGCTCCTCCTGCGGACCTCGGAGGAGGAAGAAGCCGGCGAGTCCGGCGTAGACGTTGAGACGCGTCAGGCCGAGGGCGTGGTCGTGATACCACAGCGTCGCCGGGTCCTGTCGGCTCGTGTAATCGTAGACGTCCTTGACGAACTGCGGTCCCTCGATGCCGTCCGGCGACGTCCACTGCTCTGGGAGGCCGTCGCTCGCGGACTCCACGTGGAGGCCGTGGGCGTGCGTCACCGCCCGGACCTCCGGGAATTCGTCTGGGCCTGCAAACTGGTCGGCCCACTCCGGATATCGGTCGCTGTAGTCCGACAGTTTCGTCCCGTGGACTCCCGTGTCGACGTCGAAGAGGTGACTCTCGGGGAGTTCGTTGACGAACTCGACCTTCATCGGTTGGTTCACGCGGCCCTCGATGGTCTTCCCCGGGAACTGACCCTCCGAGTCGCTCGGTCCTTTGTACCCCCAGACGGGGGTCGGGTCCATGGCGGGGTGGTGCCGGTGCGTCCCCCGCCGCATCTCTATCCTGTAGTACGGTCCCCCCTGACGCCTCCCGGACGACTCCATGACGCCGGGTATCGCGTCCTCTATGTCGATATCCTGCCACCCGAGGTCGTTGAGTTTGAACCCGTCCGACTCCAGGTCGACGGCCGCCGTCGGCCTCGCAGCGAGAGGGAGCATCGCTGCGGCACCCAGTGCTGCACCCGTCTTCAGGACCGTTCGACGGTCGATACGCGGCCGGCCTGTCCCCCTGTCTGACGCTGAATTTTCGTCTGTCATAGGTTGTTGCGGGGTCCCCCCCCACTTCCTGACGGATGGTTGACCAATATATTGTTATAGTGTATGTGAAACTGTATTATCTTCCGACAAAAATTTTTAACCTGAAAGAGGGCGAGAGAGTGCCGAGACGACGAACGACGGCGGTTACGGATATTCTCACTCAGCCGATATTGCGGAGCGGTATCATAATCACGTCTCGGAGTTGGATCGGAGTATGGTAACCGCCTTCCCAACAGTCAGCGATTCGACATTCGCGACTACCTGTCCCTAATGGTATGATTACTCGCGTCTCCGCCACGCCTCCGACATCGCCACGCGGCTGACGGCGGGGGAGTCTCACCGCGGCGTTCGCTCTGCGACGCCGCGGGGTCCGACCGGAGGGCGTGGGACGCTCAGACCCAGCCTTCCTCGACCAGCAGTTCGCCGTTCAGGAGGGAGGCACCGGCCGCGCCGCGGATGGTGTTGTGCGCGAGGCAGTTGTACTTGATACCCGCGGCCGTCTCCTGAACCCCGCCCGCCGACACCTGCATGCCGTCGCCGCGTTCGCGGTCCAGACGGGGCTGCGGCCGCGAGGGGTCGTCGAAGACGTGGATGAGTTGCTCCGGCGCGCTGTGGAGGTCCACGCCGGGGTACTCGCGCATCGCCTCCTTGGCCTCCTCGGGCGTCACCTCCTCCGTCGTCTCGGCGAACACGTTCTCCAGGTGGCCGTCGAGCGTCGGGATGCGGTTGCAGGAGGCGGCGACGTCCATCTCGTGGAGGCTCACGTCCACGCCGTCGAACTCGCCGAGGAGCTTCCTCGATTCGGTCTCCATCTTGTTCTCCTCCCCCCCGATGTGCGGGATGGCGTTGTCGATTATCTCCATCGACGTGACGCCGGAGTAGCCAGCGCCGGAGACGGCCTGCAGGGTGGAGACGTGGACCTCTTCGAGGCCGAACTGGTCGAGGGCGGCCAGCGTCGGCACCATCGTGATGGTCGAGCAGTTCGGGTTCTTCACGAGTGCGCCGTCCCACCCGCGTTCGTCTCGCTGGACCTCGATGAGGTCCAGATGCTCGGGGTTCACCTCGGGGATGGTCAGCGGCACGTCGGGCGCCATCCGGTCGTTCGAGGAGTTCGAGGAGACGACGTAGCCCGCCTGGAGGAACTCGGGTTCGACCTCCGTGGCGACGCCGGAGGGCAACGAAGAGAAGAGGAGGTCGACGTCGTCGGGGACGGCGTCCGGCGCCGTCGGGTCGACTTCCATCTCGGCCACGTCCTCGGGGATGGGCGTGTTGACGCGCCACTTCGCCGCGTCGGCGTACGTCTTGCCCGCGCTGTCTTCGCTCGCGGTCAACGATGCGAGTTCGAAGGTGGGGTGCCCGTCGAGGAGTTGGATGAATCGCTGTCCGACCGCACCGGTCGCGCCGAGGATACCGACTCGTACTGCCATTGCCGTGGTTGTCTGTGGCACACCCATAAGGCGGTTTGGATTCGAGACGTATTTCACGAACGTTCACCTCCGACCCCTCGATTCGCCCGTCGACGAGACGTTCGTCCACTCGGTCGCGTTCGGGGTTCGACGGCCGTCGATACCCGCGTCGTGCGGAACCGATAGAATGAGGTGGCGCGTTCGGGAATACTCCCGTAAATGTTCAGTAAGGTTCTCGTCGCCAACCGAGGAGAGATTGCCGTCCGCGTGATGCGGGCGTGCAAAGAGCTAGGCGTCCGGACCGTCGCCGTCTACAGCGACGCCGACAAGCACGCCGGGCACGTTCGCTACGCCGACGAGGCGTACAACGTCGGACCCGCGCGCGCGGCGGACTCCTATCTGGACCACGAGGCGGTCATCGAGGCCGGCGAGAAGGCCGGTGCCGACGCCGTCCACCCCGGCTACGGCTTCCTCGCGGAGAACGCCGAATTCGCCGCCAAGGTCGAGGCGTCGGAGATGACGTGGGTCGGTCCCTCCGCCGACGCGATGGAGCGTCTCGGCGAGAAGACGAAGGCCCGCGCCCTGATGCAGGACGCCGACGTGCCCGTCGTCCCCGGGACGACCGAACCCGTCGAGTCCGCCGCGGAGGTCAAGGAGATAGCCGACGAGTACGGCTACCCCGTCGCCATCAAGGCCGAGGGCGGCGGCGGCGGCCGCGGACTGAAGGTCGTCCACGACGAGGCGGACGTCGAAGAGCAGTTGGAGACGGCGCAGCGAGAGGGCGAGGCGTACTTCGACAACGCCTCCGTCTACGTCGAGAAGTACCTCGAAGCGCCGCGCCACATCGAGGTGCAGATTCTCGCCGACCACCACGGCAACGTGCGCCACCTCGGTGAACGCGACTGTTCGCTCCAGCGCCGCCACCAGAAGGTCATCGAGGAGGCTCCCTCGCCGGCGCTCTCGGACGACCTCCGCGAGCGAATCGGCGAGGCGGCCCGTCGCGGCGTCGATGCGGCCAACTACACCAACGCCGGGACGGTGGAGTTCCTCGTCGAGGACGGGGAGTTCTACTTCATGGAGGTGAACACCCGGATTCAGGTCGAACACACCGTCACCGAGCAGGTGACGGGCATCGACGTGGTGAAGTGGCAACTGCGCGTCGCCGCCGGCGAGGAACTCGACTTCGAGCAGGACGACGTGGAGATCGAGGGCCACTCGATGGAGTTCCGCATCAACGCCGAGAACGCCGCGAACGGCTTCGCGCCCGCGCCGGGCGGAAACCTGGAGACGTACGACCCGCCGGGCGGCATCGGCGTCCGCATGGACGACGCCCTCCGACAGGGCGACGACCTGGTGACGGACTACGACTCGATGATAGCGA
It encodes the following:
- a CDS encoding sensor histidine kinase → MPTLSVPTSYALAHVLSATVAAAIGLWVLRRADVTGSKTFAALMGVDVAWVLASAVEVVSADAAVVSVAAVARTVLSLTAVVVWFRFASVYSGRRDVRRDPWFVVAVVGYLGLVGFVLTTVTPSVTTDAPFAHAVSRGGPVTVAGTLFSAACILAGIGRVGSVFLRSRHRAGTAVLLLAATAAAATLPRAAAAVGQVPVPTFDHTALGVGIFTAGAAAAVFGDGFLSIDPVARDVLFEQFTDPVVVVDERDRVLDHNAEAEALCERLGTAGAVGERYERACPVLAAVAPLSALEDGRPREVTVRVADERRHYSVQRTPLPPRSGVGSTVVFTDVTDLVTYRRELERQNEQLDQFAQTVTHDLRNPLNVAQGYLELLADDVAPAEARGAADGETVRERFRAVTNAHARMQEIVEDLQMLARKGKSVEETERLRFGEVAEAAWATVRTDDATLTVARDGDVVADRSRLLSIFENLFGNSVLHAGRGVTVEVAVADGGFRVADDGPGIPSKERDVVFEYGYTTSRRGNGLGLSVVRTMAESHGWTVSIADADAGARFVFDGALTVPDTVGDGGPGAAEGVGNAEFVAGDASASDDESDPDDASATGP
- a CDS encoding D-2-hydroxyacid dehydrogenase, producing the protein MSADESPDVVVLRQKIHGLPSEGYAETLRERLPDRKNVVRARTPVEERELLREAPVATGFSIPEHVLADAENLELFACVFAGTGHLSMEAFEEQGVAVTNAAGVHGPNIAEQVVGSLIAFARRFHVAWRQKERNEWRSYQTTELQGSTVTVVGLGALGEAIVDRLDAFGVETVGVRYTPEKGGPTDEVVGFDDEQGFHDALARSEYVVVACPLTETTRGLLDANAFKTMDPDTVLVNVGRGPVVDTEALLDALRGNAIRGAALDVTDPEPLPEDHELWGFDNVLITPHNAGHTPKYWERMADIVAENVEKLDAGEDDFTNRVV
- a CDS encoding SDR family NAD(P)-dependent oxidoreductase; this translates as MSSDESGRVVVVTGANEGIGYHLLASLLDDGYRVAGLDVATDELESLREARPDRVDVRDCDVTADDDVRAAMDAVVDRWGRVDVLVNNAAVFTFGPFEAQTLDDTRREFEVNYFGYVRTIRAVLPHMRAQEEGRIHNVSSGAGLVGHPGLSGYASTKGAVEALTRSLRLELRNENVWCTVMHPPLTNTRSAATLGYPDAFLSDPAEVGRKLAEKVESTGPVVAADWKTKAGLWLSKRFPSLVERGTERFVE
- a CDS encoding multicopper oxidase domain-containing protein, coding for MTDENSASDRGTGRPRIDRRTVLKTGAALGAAAMLPLAARPTAAVDLESDGFKLNDLGWQDIDIEDAIPGVMESSGRRQGGPYYRIEMRRGTHRHHPAMDPTPVWGYKGPSDSEGQFPGKTIEGRVNQPMKVEFVNELPESHLFDVDTGVHGTKLSDYSDRYPEWADQFAGPDEFPEVRAVTHAHGLHVESASDGLPEQWTSPDGIEGPQFVKDVYDYTSRQDPATLWYHDHALGLTRLNVYAGLAGFFLLRGPQEERLGLPSGDKEVPILFQDRAFEGEPGDGTPDRYQYPSNFQAEVSGDVSVVNGQAWPRFDVDPGQYRFRFLNGSNGRFFNIRLEAEDGGDPPTMYQIGTDLGFLRDVVPIGPAETTKSLLLGPAERADVIVDFSDFAGETLTVTNDADFPFRSPGASTGTGGAGLPELAQFHVRTGDPQDPAVDPTSLRLPGPERFEENATVQTRQMGLDTGSLNGLDTHFLDEEGGRPAPGEHWGDPILTRPQLGTTEIWELENRTGDAHPIHLHLVDFQVVGRGQDGTDAPDPTEQGNKDTVKVYAGETVRIITRFGNFTGRYVWHCHLLEHEDQEMMRPYEVVTGERE
- the asd gene encoding aspartate-semialdehyde dehydrogenase; its protein translation is MAVRVGILGATGAVGQRFIQLLDGHPTFELASLTASEDSAGKTYADAAKWRVNTPIPEDVAEMEVDPTAPDAVPDDVDLLFSSLPSGVATEVEPEFLQAGYVVSSNSSNDRMAPDVPLTIPEVNPEHLDLIEVQRDERGWDGALVKNPNCSTITMVPTLAALDQFGLEEVHVSTLQAVSGAGYSGVTSMEIIDNAIPHIGGEENKMETESRKLLGEFDGVDVSLHEMDVAASCNRIPTLDGHLENVFAETTEEVTPEEAKEAMREYPGVDLHSAPEQLIHVFDDPSRPQPRLDRERGDGMQVSAGGVQETAAGIKYNCLAHNTIRGAAGASLLNGELLVEEGWV
- the pccA gene encoding propionyl-CoA carboxylase biotin carboxylase/biotin-carboxyl carrier subunit codes for the protein MFSKVLVANRGEIAVRVMRACKELGVRTVAVYSDADKHAGHVRYADEAYNVGPARAADSYLDHEAVIEAGEKAGADAVHPGYGFLAENAEFAAKVEASEMTWVGPSADAMERLGEKTKARALMQDADVPVVPGTTEPVESAAEVKEIADEYGYPVAIKAEGGGGGRGLKVVHDEADVEEQLETAQREGEAYFDNASVYVEKYLEAPRHIEVQILADHHGNVRHLGERDCSLQRRHQKVIEEAPSPALSDDLRERIGEAARRGVDAANYTNAGTVEFLVEDGEFYFMEVNTRIQVEHTVTEQVTGIDVVKWQLRVAAGEELDFEQDDVEIEGHSMEFRINAENAANGFAPAPGGNLETYDPPGGIGVRMDDALRQGDDLVTDYDSMIAKLIVTASDRTECLARSERALAEFDVEGFHTIIPFHRLMLTDETFRAGEHTTKYLDEELDTARIERAVEKWGPAEAESEGDEDEEVTERDFTVEVNGKRFEVSLEERGAPAIPNPSGGSASAGGNTRSRPAEAESDEEKEVVIEGDGEQIAAEMQGTILSVDVEEGDEVASGDVVCVLEAMKMENDVVAERGGTVAQVLVGEGESVDMGDVLVVLE